From Daphnia pulicaria isolate SC F1-1A chromosome 11, SC_F0-13Bv2, whole genome shotgun sequence, the proteins below share one genomic window:
- the LOC124315934 gene encoding DEK domain-containing chromatin-associated protein 4-like has translation MSSEVAEVVSENNQHDAAEAKGKKGLGKKLTALERTTQEGEALLKEMGYQEDGEDQGRRRTRSGARPAAVASPPPAKKEKKTPKKTPKATPGTGRRGRPPKKTVNDSSTENEDSEVKEDDKAEEKEDEKEEVSSTEEAKSDTKPTEEAAKEEKKEEKEAEKETKKENNDAAAVIEPVKEKDNLLDKEESKASD, from the exons ATGTCGAGTGAAGTGGCCGAAGTCGTGAGTGAAAACAACCAG CATGATGCTGCTGAagccaaaggaaaaaaaggtttggGGAAGAAATTAACTGCCCTGGAACGGACAACTCAAGAAGGAGAAGCTCTGCTCAAG GAGATGGGATACCAAGAAGATGGTGAAGATCAAGGCAGGAGGAGAACGAGATCTGGTGCGAGGCCAGCTGCTGTTGCGTCCCCACCCCCagccaaaaaggagaagaagactcCCAAGAAGACTCCTAAAGCTACACCTGGTACCG GTCGCAGAGGCAGGCCCCCAAAGAAGACAGTCAACGACAGCTCAACAGAAAATGAAGATTCCGAGGTGAAGGAAGACGATAAGGCAGAGGAGAAGGAAGATGAGAAGGAAGAGGTCAGCAGCACAGAGGAAGCCAAAAGTGACACAAAACCAACCGAAGAGGCAGccaaggaggagaagaaggaggaaaaagaagcagAGAAGGaaaccaagaaagaaaacaacgatgctgctgctgtcattGAGCCTGTCAAGGAGAAAGATAACCTTTTAGACAAAGAAGAAAGTAAAGCCTCAgattag